The Leucobacter chromiiresistens nucleotide sequence GCCGCAAGAAGCAGCCGGTGCCGGGCGGAATGCTCGGCGCGATCGCCGGTCTGTCGGTCGTGAACGTCGCGCTGGCGGTGCTCTGGCACTGACCCCGATGCGTGCAGACCCCCCGGGAGGCTCGGCCTCTCGGGGGGTCTTGCTGTACGCGGGGCGACCCGGCGGCGTCGCGCCGGCGTCGACCGTCGCGCCGGTGTCGGCGTCGCGCCGGTGTCGGTGTCGCGCCGGTGTCGGCGTCGACCGTCGTGCAGGAGATCCGGCTTCGTGCAGGGCGATCGCGGCGATATCGGCCGTCTGACGCCGGATGTCCTGTGCGACGAACGAGGACAGGCGTGCGCGCCAGGGCGCGGGGCCGGGCGGCGCGGGGCTGGGCGGCGCGGGGCCGGGCGGCGCTCTCTCAGTAGTCGATGTCGACGCCCATCGAGGCGACGAACTGCTCGAGCTCGCCGCTCTCCTCCGCGTAGCTGCCGCCCCCGCACGCGGTGAAGGCGGTCAGTGCGAAGTCGCCCGCGCGGTACACCGAGACGAGGCCCTCGAACTCCGGCTCCTTCGGCGCCGTGACTCGAAGGCTGGAGAAGACGAGCAGCGACGACCCGAGCCCGCCGTTGACATCTCCGGTGAGCATCAAAGATTCCGCGGGCTCCACCTCGGCCTCGACATCGAGCAGTGCCGAGACGTACTCCCGGGCCATGTCCTCCGCGATCGTCTCCGCGGTCGGCGTCTCCTCCGTGCCGACGCCCATCGGCTGCTGCAGCTGGACGATGCACGGGGACTACGCCTCGATCGTGGTCACCCCGGGAGCGCTCTCCGCGTCCACGTACTTCCATCCCGTCGGCAGCGCATCCGGAATGCGCCAGACGACATCGATCGGCTCCGTGCCGCCCAGCATCTTGCCCAGCAGATCGAGTTCGGCGTCGGTCGGAGCGCCGCCGATCCCGCCCTCCGACCCGCCGGAACCGCCGGAATCGCCGAAACCGCCGGAACCGCCGAAACCGTCCAAGTCACCTGAGCCTCCACCCAAGCCGCCGTCGCTCCCGCCCTCGGCCGGTGCCGTGCCGCGCAGGCCGGCTGCTCCCAGCGGCGCGAGCGGGAGCAGACCGCAGCCGCTCGCGGCGAGCAGGACGACCATGGCCGCGACGCCGCGGAGCATTCGTGTCGATGACATGCTCCGACGGTAATCGGTCGCGGCGCGGGGGCCCGCTCGCGGCAGGGGCGCCTCGGGGAGTGGCACTGCACGATCCGGACGCGGAGATGCTGAATGCACCGCGGGCGAGTACCCAAAGCGCGTCGCGGCGGGAGCTTCTCGCGCCGACGACTACTGATTCCGGCCCATTCGGATACTGCATGGAGCGAGTGCGAAATGCAGTAGTGCGATTCGCGCCGATCGGCGTGGCGCGGTGTGGTGCGGCGCGGGTCGGCTTGTACGGGTCGACCGGTCCCGGGCCCCGACGCACTCAGGGCCCGGGCGCCCGACGCCCGGGGTCGGTCCCACGGGCCGCGGGTGGTGCTGGTCGGTCAGTGCCAGCGGTGGCCCCAGGTGCGGGATTGGCCGGCGGGGGCGATGTGCTGGGGGATGCCGAGGGGGTTGGTGTCTTGGAGTGCTTCGGGGAGGAGTGCTTGGGGTGCGTTCTGGTAGGCGACGGGGCGTTGGAAGCGGGTGATGGCTGCGGTGCCGACGGAGGTGGAGGAGTCGTTGGTGGTCGCGGGCCAGGGGCCGCCGTGCTGTTGGGCGGGGGTGACGGCGACGCCGGTGGACCAGCCGTTGAACAGGACGCGGCCGACTTGGTTGGCGAGGGCGGCGATGAGGGCGCGCAGTTGGGGGGCGTTGTCGGTTTCTCCGGTGGCTTCGGCTGCGCTGAGGTGGAGGGTGCCGGAGAGGTTGCCCTCGTAGAACTCGGGCATGAGTGCTGCGAGGTCGGTGTGCTCGGGGACCTCGACGAGGATGGAGAGCGGGCCGAATGATTCTTCGAGGAGGGTGTCGCGTCCGGTTCGGAAGTCGTCGAGGCTGATGGTGATGATGGTGGGGGTGGCCCAGCCCTGTCCGTCGTCGTCGAAGCGGATGCCGCCGGGGATCAGCGGGTTCGCTCCGGTGGTGCTCAGTACGGCGGTGCGGCGTTCGTCGTAGGATTTCGCGATGCGGGGGTCGAGGAGGCGGTGCTCGGGGACGTCGGTCGCGTTGCGGGTGATGGCTTGGGGGAGTGGGCTGTCTGCGGGGATGAAGGCGAAGCCGGGTTTGGTGCAGAGCTGGCCGGCGGAGCCTGCGACGCTGGCGAGGTAGCCGGTGGCGATCTCGTCGGCGCGTTCGGTGATGGCGTCGGCGGTGATGAAGACGGGGTTGACGCTGCCGAGTTCTCCGTAGAACGGGATGGGGGCGGGGCGGTTCGCGGCGATGTCGGCGAGGAGGCGGCCGACGCGGATGGAGCCGGTGAAGGAGCCGGCTTTGATGCGGGGGTCTTTCAGGATCTGCACTCCGGCTTCGCGGCCGTGGATGAGTTGGAAGGTGCCTTCGGGCATGCCTGTTTCGGTGAGTGCGTGTGCGGCGACTTCTGCGGTGGCGTCGGAGAGGTCTGGGTGGCTGGAGTGGGCTTTGACGATGAGGGGGCAGCCGGCTGCGAGGATCGCTGCGGAGTCGCCGCCCATGACGGAGAACGCGAAGGGGAAGTTGGAGGCGGAGAAGTTGATGACGGGGCCGAGGGGGAGGTGGGTGCGGCGGATGTCGGGGCGGGGGCCGAGGGCGAAGTCGGGGTCGGCGTGGTCGATGCGGGCGTCGAGGTAGCCGCCGTCGACGATGGTGTCGGCGAAGAGGCGGAGTTGGAGGGCGGTGCGGGTGATCTCGCCGGTGAGGCGGGGGCGGGTGAGGCCGGTTTCGCGGAGGGCGATGTCGACGAGGTCGGGTGCGGCGGTTTCGAGGGCGTCGGCGATGGCGACGAGTGCGCGGGCGCGGTGTGCTGCGGTGGTGGTGGCGAGCAGGGGTGCGGCGGTGGTGGCTCGGGCGATGACGGCCTCGAGATCAGCGGGAAGCGCTTCGTGGGACATGCGACGATCCTTACGTGGCGGTGGGTCTGCGGTGACGGGTCTGCCGCTCATTCTGCCAGCAGGCATGCGGTGCGGGCGGTGCGCCTTCGCACAGTGTCGATGATCCGCACGGTGCGAAGGCGCGCCTCCCGTCTGCCGCCTCCCGTCTGCCACCTCCGGTCGGCCGCCTCCCGTCGAGCTCTGAGCGCCTAGCGCCGATCCGCCCGGTCGCGACCCGGCAGCACGAGTTCCATCGTCTCCGAGAACTCGCGCTCGATATCGGCGTCGGGGCGCTGCGTCGCGAGGCTCACGAGCACCGCGGCGGCCAGCGCGACGACGAAGCCTGGGAGCAGCTCGTAGAGCCCGGTTCCCAGGGCCTTCCAGACGAACACGGTCACCGATCCCGCGACCATGCCGGCGAGCGCGCCCCAGTTCGTGAGCCGGCGCCAGTAGAGGCTGAGCAGCACGATCGGCCCGAACGCGGCGCCGAACCCGGCCCACGCGAAGCTGACGAGCCCGAGCACCGAGTCATTGGGGCTGATCGCCAGCAGGGCCGCGAGCAGCGCGACCACGAGCACGCCGCCGCGCCCGAGCAGCACGAGGGCGCGATCGCTCGGAGGCGTCTTGCGTGCGAGGCGGTAGAGATCCTCGACCAGCGCGGAGGAGCACACGATGAGCTGGCTCGACAGGGTGCTCATGATCGCCGCGAGCACCGCGGCGAGCACGAATCCGGCGACGAGCGGGTGCAGCAGCACCTGCGACATCAGCAGCACGACGGTCTCGGGGTCGGCCGGGGCGCCCCCGAACTTCTCGAAGTACGCCGCGCCGACCAGGCCCGAGGCGACGGCGCCGAGCAGCGACAGGAACTGCCAGCTCGTGCCGATGCGGCGGGCCGACGCGGCCTCCTGCGGCGTGCGCAGTGCCATGAACCGCACGATGATGTGGGGCTGCCCGAAGTATCCGAGCCCCCAGGCGAGCCCCGACACGACGACGAGCACGACCGCTCCCGTCGACAGCGTGCCGTCGCCGAAGAGCGACAGCTGGCCCGCCGAGGCGCCCGAGCCGGTCGCCTCGCCCCAGCCGCCGATCGTGATGATGGCGACGACGGGCACCACGATGAGCGCCACCACCATCATGAGCCCCTGCACGACGTCGGTGAGTGAGGCGCCGAGGAAGCCACCGAAGAGGGTGTAGGCCAGCGTGACGACCGTGACGAGGAGCATGCCGATCCAGTAGTCGCCGCCGAACGTCGACTCGAAGTACTTGCCGCCCGCCACCATGCCCGACGAGGCGTACAGGGTGAAGAAGACGAGGATGATGACGCTCGAGATGGTGCGCAGCAGGCGGGTGCGGTCGCGCGTGCGGTTCTCGAAGAAGCTCGGGATCGTGATGGAGTTGCGCGACACCTCGGAGTAGGCGCGCAGTCGCGGCGCGACGAGCCGCCAGTTGAGGTACGAGCCGATGAGCAGGCCGACGGCGATCCACCACTCGATGAGCCCCGACGCGTAGATCGCACCGGGCAGGCCCATGATGAGCCAGCCCGACATGTCGGAGGCGCCGGCGGAGAGCGCCGCGACCCAGGGCGGCAGCCCCCGACCGGCGAGCATGTAGCCCTCGTGGCTGCTCGTGCGCCGGAAGGCGAGCCAGCCGATGAAGAGCATGACCGCGAAGTAGATCGCGAGGGCGAGGTAGAGGTAGAACTGGGCGGACATCGTCGTCGCCTTTCTGTGATGGGCGCGCGGCTCGGGGCCGCGCGGGGGAGGCGCTGCGGGCGCGAGGGCCCGCAGCGCCTGCGAGCTTAGAGGATTCCCTCGCTGAACCGACTCGGCGTTCCGAACCGGTGGGCCGTGATCGACACCGCCTGCTCGCGCAGGTGCGGCAGCATCTCGACCCGTCCGGCGGCGACCACCGGGCCGCCGTAGACCGCGATGTCGGGCTTGCCGCCGGCGGCGCGCGCGACCTCGCGGGCGACGGCCTCGCGCGACGGCCCGGCCACGATGCGCACCCGCGCGCCGGAGTTCGGTCCGCGCTGCTCGGCGAGCGCGGCGACGCGGGCGGCCCAGGCGGCGTCGTCCTCGTACGCGATCTCCACGCCGGCGCGCTCGAACGCCGCGGCGATCGGGGCGGGCAGCGCGATCGGGGTGCTCAGCCGCGGGTGCGCCCCGGCCCCCACGCCGGCGGCGACGGCGCGCAGCACATCGGCCGGCGCCGCGTCGGCGGCCGCGCGGATCACGGCGTGCATCGGCAGGTACCGCAGCACGTTGCGCTCGACGCCGATCCCCGAGACGTCCCGTCGGGCGCCGAACTCCTGCTCCCACGCGTCCGCATCCGAGCCGAGCGCCGCACGCAGCCGTGCGAGCTCGGCGCCTCCCATGCCCGACTGCTCGGCGGCGGTCAGCAGAGGCGCGGCGGCGGGCAGCGGGGCACGGAGCGCCGCGGTCGTCTCGGCGTCGACCCAGTCGCCGAGGCCGAAGAGGTAGCTCGGGCCGCCCGCCTTCGTCCCGGCGCCGATGGCCGACTTCTTCCAACCGCCGAACGGCTGCCGCCGCACGATGGCGCCGGTGATGCCGCGGTTGACGTACAGATTGCCGGCCTCGACGCGATCGAGCCAGCGGGCGAGCTCGGCCCGGTCGAGCGAGTGCAGGCCGCTGGTGAGCCCGTACTCGATGTCGTTGACCATGTCGATGGCCTCGTCGAGCGTCTCCGCCGTCATGACGCCCAGGATCGGGCCGAAGTACTCGGTCAGGTGGTACTCGCTGCCCCGCTGCACGCCCGCGCGCACGCCCGGGGTCCAGAGCTTTGGGTCGCCGGTGCGGTCGACGGCCAGCGGGTGCTCGGTCTCGACCGGCGCCGGCTCGACCTCCCAGTGCTGCCCGGGTTCGAGTTGCGTGAGCCCGCGCAGCAGCTTGCCCGAGGGGGCGGCGATCAGCGGCCCCATCTGACTCGTCAGATCGTCGGGGGTGCCGACGCGCAGCGAGCGCACGGCGTCGAGCAGCTGCCCGCGGAAGCGCCGGGAGCGGGCGACGGAGCCCACGAGCACGACGAGCGACGCCGCCGAGCACTTCTGCCCGGCGTGCCCGAACGCCGACTGGGCCACGTCGCGCGCCGCGAGGTCGAGATCGGCGTTCGGGGTGACGATGATCGCGTTCTTGCCGCTCGTCTCCGCCAGAATCGGCAGATCCTCGCGCAGACCGCGGAAGGTCTCGGCGGTTTCGTACGCGCCCGTGAGGATCAGCCGGTCGATGCGCGGGTCGGCGACGAGCCCCGATGCGAGTGCGCGATCCTCGAACTGCACGAGTTGCAGCACGTCGGCCGGCACTCCGGCCTCCCACAGGGCTTCGACCATCACCGCGCCCGACCGAGCGGACTGCGCGGCGGGCTTGATGATGACGCTCGATCCGGCAGCGAGGGCCGCGAGCGTGCCGCCCGCCGGGATGGCGACCGGGAAGTTCCAGGGCGGGATCACGGCGGTCAGCCGCTGCGGCACGAAGCGCGCCCCGTCGACGTGCTCGAGCTCCTGGCCGAGCGCCGCATAGTAGTGGGCGAAGTCGATCGCCTCCGAGACCTCGGGGTCGCCCTGGTCGAGCGTCTTGCCGCACTCGGAGCCCATGACCTCGAGCAGGTCGGCGCGGCGGGCCTCGAGCGCCTCGCCCGCCCGGTGCAGGATGCGGGCGCGCTCGTCGGCGCCGAGCGCCTGCCAGCCCTCGGCGGCGGCCCGCCCGCGCTCGATCGCGCGGTCGAGCGCCGCGGCGTCGGCGATCCGCGCCCCGGCGACGGCCGCGGCGCCCAGCTCCGACTGCACCATGCGCTCCGCGATCGCGCGCCCCCACGCCCGGTTGCCGGGCAGATCGGGGTCCGTGTCGGGGGTGTTGCTGAAGCCGGCGGCCCCGCCCTCCACGCGCTCCTCCACCCGGGAGGCGACCTCGGGGCGGGCGAGATGCGCCGCGACCGAGTCGCTCGACCCGGCCCGGCGATCCTGCACGCGATTCGGCTCGGGCACCCGGTAGTGCTCGGGGTCGCCGTCGGCGGTGATCGACTCGAGGTCGGCGAGGGACGCGAGGAAGCGCTCGCGCTCGCGCTCGAAGAGCTCGGCGTGGTCGTGCAGCTCGAACGCGGCCGACATGAAGTTCTCCGTGCTCGCCCCCTCTTCGAGGCGGCGGATGAGGTAGGCGATGGCCACGTCGAACTCCTCGGGGTGCACGACCGGCACGTAGAGCAGCAGGTGCCCCACCTCGCGCCGCACGGCCTCGGCCTGACCCGCCGCCATGCCGAGCAGCATCTCGAACTCGATGCCCTCCGCCGCTCCGCGCCGCTGCGCGAGCAGCCACGCGAGGGCGACGTCGAAGAGGTTGTGGCCGGCGACGCCGATCCGCACGTTGCGCACCCGCTCGGGATGCAGCGCGTAGTCGAGCACGGCCTTGTAGCCGGTGTCGGAGGCCTGCTTGGTGGGCCACGTCCCCGACGGCCAGCCGTGCACAGCCGCGTCGACGAGCTCCATCGGCAGGTTCGCGCCCTTGACGACGCGCACCTTGATGGGGGCGCCGCCGCGGGCGACCCGCTGCGCCGCCCACTCCTGGAGCCGGATCATGGCGCCCAGCGCATCGGGGAGGTACGCCTGCAGCACGATCCCGGCCTCCAGCCCGGTGAACTCCGGGCGGTCGAGGAGGCGCATGAAGACCGCCAGCGTGAGGTCGAGGTCCTTGTACTCCTCCATGTCGAGGTTGATGAACTTCTGCGGAGACGCGTCGGCGGCGCGCGCGAAGAGGGGGAGGAGCTGCTGCTCGATGTGCGCGACCGCCTCGTCGAACGCCCAGTGGTTGTGCGGGGCGACGGTCGCGGAGACCTTGATGGAGACGTAGTCGATGTCGTCGCGGGCGAGGAGGCGGTGGGTGCCCTCCAGGCGCCGCTCGGCATCGGACCGCCCGAGGATCGCCTCGCCCAGCAGGTTCATGTTGAGCCGCACGCCGTCGCGGGCGATCTTCGCGATCGCCGGCCCCAGCCTGGCGTCGCTGGCGTCGATGATGAGGTGGCTGACGAGCTGCCGCAGCACGCGCCGCGCGATCGGTACGACGACCCCCGGCATGGGCCGCGCCAGCGCCCCGCCGAGGCCGATCGCCCCGCGCATCGGCACGGGGAGGAACGCCGGCGTCTTCGGCACGAGTTCGTGCAACCGCTGCGCGGCAACCGCGAGATCCTCGGGGCGCACGACCCCGTCGACGAAGCCCACGGTGAAGTCGAGCCCGTTCGGGTCGCTGAGCACGCCGGCGAGGCGCGCCGCCGAGGCATCGGCCGGGAGGGACGCGGCCTCGGCGAGCCAGCGCCGCACGAGCGCGACGGCGTCGTCTGCGAGGTCTTGCGGGCGGATTTCGTGGGCGGTGCTCATGCGGGCCTTTCGGAACGGCGGGGCGGGGCGCATCGGTGCGGGCCCTCGTGCGTTCAGTCTGACCCCGGCGGAGCATGAAGTACAGCGACGGTTTGTGTGGAATAGTGTGAAGTAGAACTGATGAATCGGGAGGCCGCATGCTCGAGATGAAGCGCTTGCGCCTGCTCTGGGAGCTCGACACGCGCGGCACCGTCGCGGCCGTCGCCGAAGCGCTGAACTACAGCCCGTCGGCGATCTCGCAGCAGCTCGCGCTGCTCGAACGCGAGGCGGGAGTGCCGCTGCTGCGCCGGTCGGGTCGCACGCTCGAACTGACCCCCGCCGCCCAGGTGCTGGTCGCCGAGACGCACGACCTGCTGGCCGGGCTCGAGCGCGCGGAGGCGGCGCTGCACCGCGCGCACGCCGAGGTCGGGGGCACCGTGCGCATCGCCGTGTTCCAGACCGCCCTGCTCGCGCTCATGCCGCAGGTGCTCGGGCGGCTGCGCGACACGCACCCGCGTCTGCGGGTCGAGATGGTGCAGCACGAACCCGAGGCCGGGCTCGAGGAGACGTGGACCCGGCGCTTCGACCTCGTGATCGCCGAGCAGTACCCGGGGCACGCGGCGCCGCGCTTCTCGGGCCTCGACCGGCAGCCCCTGATCACCGACCGCATTCGGCTGGGCCTCCCCGCGCCGGGCGTCGGCTCCGGCGCGTTCGACACGGTGCGACGGCTCGCAGACGCCGCGGAGCTCCCCTGGGTGCTCGAGCCGGAGGGCGCGGCGTCTCGGCACTGGGCGCTGCAGGCCTGCCGCAGCGCCGGGTTCGAACCCGACGTGCGCTACGAGACGGCCGACCTCCAGGCGCAGGTGCGCCTCATCGAAACGGGCAACGCCGTGGCGCTCCTGCCCGACCTGCTGCACGCCGGCACGACGCGCGCGCTGCGCCTCATCGAGCTCGCCGGCGATCCCCAGCGCAGCGTCTTCACCGCGGCCCGGGCGTCGGCGGAGGGGCACCCCGGGCTCGTCGCGGTGCGGGCCGCCCTCCGCGCCGAGGCCGCGCTGCTCGAATCCGGCGAGGCGGGCGCTCGGCGGGGCGCCGGCCCGCCGCGCTGAGACGCGCCCAGCGGGCCGCGCGGGGCACGCGCGACCCGCACCGGGTTCGTCAGGGTCTAGCGGGTCTTCGGCTGCTGCTGCGTGATGCAGTGGATCCCGCCGCCGCGGGCGAAGAGCGGCCGTGCGTCGAGCCCGATCACTTCGCGGCCGGGGTAGGCCTCGCGCAGAATCGCGAGGGCGCGATCATCGGCGGGGTCGTCGAACGCGCACGCGAGCACCGCGCCGTTGATGACGACGTGGTTGATGTAGCTGTAGTCGACGAAGCCCTCGTCGTCGCGCAGCGTCTCGGGGGCGGGCAGGTCGATGATCTCGAAGTTCGCCGAGGTGTCGTCGCGGTACCGGTCGGCGACGTCGCGGTTGGTGCGCGCGATCACATGGTCGGGGTGCGATTCCGCATCCTGCCGGTGCATGAGCAGCAGATCGGGGCTCGTGAAGGCGGCGAGGATGTCGGAGTGGCCGCGGGTGCCGAAGGTGTCGTGGTCGCGGGTGAGGCCGCGCGGCAGCCACAGCGCGCTCGTCGCGCCGATGGTGCGTGCGAGCTCGGCCTCGACCTGCTCCTGAGTCCAGCCCGGGTTGCGGCCCGGATCGAGCTGCACCGTCTTGGTGATCACGACGCGGCCCGTGCCGTCCACCTGGATGCCGCCGCCCTCGTTCGTCATCTCGGAGTCGATCAGCTCGGCGCCGGCCGCCTCGGCCACGATGCGGCCGATGTGCTGGTCGTGGTTCCACTGCGCCCACTCCTGGCCGCCCCAGCCGTTGAACACGAAGTTCACCGCGCCGAGGCGCCCGTCGTCGCCGATGACGAAGCTCGGCCCGATGTCGCGCATCCACGCGTCGTTGAGCGGCGCGGTGATGCGCTCGATCTGAGCGGAGAGGTAGCGGGCGGCGATCGCCTCGTCGCCCGGGTTGACGACCACGGTCACGGGCTCGTGCTCGCTCGCGGCGTTCGCGACGGCCGCCCATGTGGTGCGCGCCTCCTCGGCCTCCGCCTCGGTGTCGCCGAGGGTGTACCCGCTCGTCGGCCAGGCCAGCCACAGCCGCTCCTGCTCGTGTCCCTCGATCGGCATGCGCCAGGTGGTCATCGATACTCCCTCGTGTGCGAAAACTAACGTCGCCCCAGTCTAATGGGCGCGTGACCAATAGCGGATCCCGGAGCGGATCCCGGAGCGGATTCCGGCGCTACGATTCCTCCCGCGCCGTCGCCCACAGCGCCCGCGCGTGCGAGATGTGCCGGTGCAGCACCCGCTCGGCGCCCGCGCCGTCGCCGGCGGCGAGCAGATCGAGGAGCTCGAGGTGCTCCCGAGCGGAGCCGTGGAGCCGGCCCTCGCGCGAGACGGTGGCGATCCCGTACAGGCGCGTGCGCCGGCGCAGCGACGTCGCGAGCTCGACCAGCTGCGCGTT carries:
- a CDS encoding aldehyde dehydrogenase (NADP(+)), whose translation is MSHEALPADLEAVIARATTAAPLLATTTAAHRARALVAIADALETAAPDLVDIALRETGLTRPRLTGEITRTALQLRLFADTIVDGGYLDARIDHADPDFALGPRPDIRRTHLPLGPVINFSASNFPFAFSVMGGDSAAILAAGCPLIVKAHSSHPDLSDATAEVAAHALTETGMPEGTFQLIHGREAGVQILKDPRIKAGSFTGSIRVGRLLADIAANRPAPIPFYGELGSVNPVFITADAITERADEIATGYLASVAGSAGQLCTKPGFAFIPADSPLPQAITRNATDVPEHRLLDPRIAKSYDERRTAVLSTTGANPLIPGGIRFDDDGQGWATPTIITISLDDFRTGRDTLLEESFGPLSILVEVPEHTDLAALMPEFYEGNLSGTLHLSAAEATGETDNAPQLRALIAALANQVGRVLFNGWSTGVAVTPAQQHGGPWPATTNDSSTSVGTAAITRFQRPVAYQNAPQALLPEALQDTNPLGIPQHIAPAGQSRTWGHRWH
- the putP gene encoding sodium/proline symporter PutP, with product MSAQFYLYLALAIYFAVMLFIGWLAFRRTSSHEGYMLAGRGLPPWVAALSAGASDMSGWLIMGLPGAIYASGLIEWWIAVGLLIGSYLNWRLVAPRLRAYSEVSRNSITIPSFFENRTRDRTRLLRTISSVIILVFFTLYASSGMVAGGKYFESTFGGDYWIGMLLVTVVTLAYTLFGGFLGASLTDVVQGLMMVVALIVVPVVAIITIGGWGEATGSGASAGQLSLFGDGTLSTGAVVLVVVSGLAWGLGYFGQPHIIVRFMALRTPQEAASARRIGTSWQFLSLLGAVASGLVGAAYFEKFGGAPADPETVVLLMSQVLLHPLVAGFVLAAVLAAIMSTLSSQLIVCSSALVEDLYRLARKTPPSDRALVLLGRGGVLVVALLAALLAISPNDSVLGLVSFAWAGFGAAFGPIVLLSLYWRRLTNWGALAGMVAGSVTVFVWKALGTGLYELLPGFVVALAAAVLVSLATQRPDADIEREFSETMELVLPGRDRADRR
- a CDS encoding bifunctional proline dehydrogenase/L-glutamate gamma-semialdehyde dehydrogenase, with product MSTAHEIRPQDLADDAVALVRRWLAEAASLPADASAARLAGVLSDPNGLDFTVGFVDGVVRPEDLAVAAQRLHELVPKTPAFLPVPMRGAIGLGGALARPMPGVVVPIARRVLRQLVSHLIIDASDARLGPAIAKIARDGVRLNMNLLGEAILGRSDAERRLEGTHRLLARDDIDYVSIKVSATVAPHNHWAFDEAVAHIEQQLLPLFARAADASPQKFINLDMEEYKDLDLTLAVFMRLLDRPEFTGLEAGIVLQAYLPDALGAMIRLQEWAAQRVARGGAPIKVRVVKGANLPMELVDAAVHGWPSGTWPTKQASDTGYKAVLDYALHPERVRNVRIGVAGHNLFDVALAWLLAQRRGAAEGIEFEMLLGMAAGQAEAVRREVGHLLLYVPVVHPEEFDVAIAYLIRRLEEGASTENFMSAAFELHDHAELFERERERFLASLADLESITADGDPEHYRVPEPNRVQDRRAGSSDSVAAHLARPEVASRVEERVEGGAAGFSNTPDTDPDLPGNRAWGRAIAERMVQSELGAAAVAGARIADAAALDRAIERGRAAAEGWQALGADERARILHRAGEALEARRADLLEVMGSECGKTLDQGDPEVSEAIDFAHYYAALGQELEHVDGARFVPQRLTAVIPPWNFPVAIPAGGTLAALAAGSSVIIKPAAQSARSGAVMVEALWEAGVPADVLQLVQFEDRALASGLVADPRIDRLILTGAYETAETFRGLREDLPILAETSGKNAIIVTPNADLDLAARDVAQSAFGHAGQKCSAASLVVLVGSVARSRRFRGQLLDAVRSLRVGTPDDLTSQMGPLIAAPSGKLLRGLTQLEPGQHWEVEPAPVETEHPLAVDRTGDPKLWTPGVRAGVQRGSEYHLTEYFGPILGVMTAETLDEAIDMVNDIEYGLTSGLHSLDRAELARWLDRVEAGNLYVNRGITGAIVRRQPFGGWKKSAIGAGTKAGGPSYLFGLGDWVDAETTAALRAPLPAAAPLLTAAEQSGMGGAELARLRAALGSDADAWEQEFGARRDVSGIGVERNVLRYLPMHAVIRAAADAAPADVLRAVAAGVGAGAHPRLSTPIALPAPIAAAFERAGVEIAYEDDAAWAARVAALAEQRGPNSGARVRIVAGPSREAVAREVARAAGGKPDIAVYGGPVVAAGRVEMLPHLREQAVSITAHRFGTPSRFSEGIL
- a CDS encoding LysR family transcriptional regulator — encoded protein: MLEMKRLRLLWELDTRGTVAAVAEALNYSPSAISQQLALLEREAGVPLLRRSGRTLELTPAAQVLVAETHDLLAGLERAEAALHRAHAEVGGTVRIAVFQTALLALMPQVLGRLRDTHPRLRVEMVQHEPEAGLEETWTRRFDLVIAEQYPGHAAPRFSGLDRQPLITDRIRLGLPAPGVGSGAFDTVRRLADAAELPWVLEPEGAASRHWALQACRSAGFEPDVRYETADLQAQVRLIETGNAVALLPDLLHAGTTRALRLIELAGDPQRSVFTAARASAEGHPGLVAVRAALRAEAALLESGEAGARRGAGPPR
- a CDS encoding agmatine deiminase family protein; its protein translation is MTTWRMPIEGHEQERLWLAWPTSGYTLGDTEAEAEEARTTWAAVANAASEHEPVTVVVNPGDEAIAARYLSAQIERITAPLNDAWMRDIGPSFVIGDDGRLGAVNFVFNGWGGQEWAQWNHDQHIGRIVAEAAGAELIDSEMTNEGGGIQVDGTGRVVITKTVQLDPGRNPGWTQEQVEAELARTIGATSALWLPRGLTRDHDTFGTRGHSDILAAFTSPDLLLMHRQDAESHPDHVIARTNRDVADRYRDDTSANFEIIDLPAPETLRDDEGFVDYSYINHVVINGAVLACAFDDPADDRALAILREAYPGREVIGLDARPLFARGGGIHCITQQQPKTR